In Solidesulfovibrio fructosivorans JJ], a genomic segment contains:
- the cbiM gene encoding cobalt transporter CbiM — protein sequence MHISEGVLSGPVLAGGWAITAVGTAVGLKRLDYDKLMTVAILSAAFFVASLIHVPIGPVSVHLILNGLIGAILGYAAFPAICVALLLQAVLFQFGGLVVLGVNTCDMALPAVFCFLLFGPLLRAGGTKQAVGAFCCGFFAVLLAGCLTACALALSGEAFLGTAKVILIAHIPIMLIEGVLTAMAVAFLAKVRPEMLAIRLAG from the coding sequence ATGCATATTTCCGAAGGGGTGCTTTCCGGACCGGTGCTGGCCGGCGGCTGGGCGATCACGGCCGTGGGCACGGCCGTGGGCTTAAAGCGCCTGGACTACGACAAGCTCATGACCGTGGCCATCCTCTCGGCCGCTTTTTTCGTTGCTTCGCTCATCCATGTGCCCATCGGGCCGGTCAGCGTCCACCTTATCCTCAACGGGTTGATCGGCGCGATCCTCGGCTATGCGGCCTTTCCGGCCATCTGCGTGGCGCTGTTGCTCCAGGCCGTGCTCTTCCAGTTCGGCGGTTTGGTGGTGCTCGGCGTCAACACCTGCGACATGGCGCTGCCGGCCGTGTTCTGCTTTCTGCTCTTCGGGCCGCTTCTTCGAGCCGGCGGAACCAAACAGGCGGTGGGGGCCTTTTGCTGCGGCTTTTTCGCCGTGCTTCTGGCCGGCTGCCTGACCGCCTGCGCCCTGGCGCTGTCCGGCGAGGCGTTTCTCGGCACGGCCAAGGTGATTCTCATCGCCCATATTCCCATCATGCTTATCGAAGGGGTGCTGACGGCCATGGCCGTGGCCTTCCTGGCCAAGGTCCGCCCCGAGATGCTGGCCATCCGTCTGGCTGGGTAA
- the cbiQ gene encoding cobalt ECF transporter T component CbiQ: protein MIDEPLARGSSPIHSLDPRFKLVACLALSVVAALAATPAAAGLVLVCGFCLTIAARPSWRVVWGRFVAVNVFVLFLWLVLPFTAPGEAAWRSFGLTATREGVALASVITVKTNAIFFCIVALVATIPAPALGRAMTALRVPAKFSFLFLFTYRYLHVIAEEYARLVTSAKLRGFVPATDARTYRTYAALVAMVLVRSFDRSQRVYQAMLLRGFHGTFPSLDRFAARRGDVVFLSLCLVVSAAAGALDFVLRRGHVF, encoded by the coding sequence ATGATCGACGAGCCGCTTGCCCGGGGAAGCTCGCCTATCCATTCCCTGGACCCCCGTTTCAAACTCGTAGCCTGTCTGGCCCTGTCTGTTGTCGCCGCCTTGGCCGCAACGCCGGCCGCCGCCGGTTTGGTGCTCGTCTGCGGTTTTTGCCTCACCATTGCCGCCCGCCCGTCCTGGCGCGTGGTCTGGGGCCGGTTCGTCGCGGTCAACGTCTTCGTGCTTTTCTTGTGGCTCGTGTTGCCCTTTACAGCGCCGGGAGAGGCGGCGTGGCGGAGCTTCGGCCTGACCGCGACCCGGGAGGGCGTGGCCCTGGCCTCCGTCATCACGGTCAAAACCAACGCCATCTTTTTTTGCATCGTGGCCCTGGTCGCCACCATTCCGGCTCCGGCCCTGGGCCGGGCCATGACCGCGCTTCGCGTGCCGGCCAAGTTTTCCTTTCTCTTTCTTTTCACCTACCGTTACCTGCACGTCATCGCCGAGGAGTATGCCCGGCTGGTTACATCGGCCAAACTTCGGGGCTTTGTCCCGGCCACGGACGCGCGCACCTACCGCACCTACGCCGCCCTGGTCGCCATGGTGCTGGTGCGCAGCTTCGATCGTTCCCAGCGGGTCTATCAGGCCATGCTGTTGCGCGGCTTTCACGGCACATTCCCCAGCCTGGACCGGTTTGCGGCCCGGCGCGGCGATGTGGTTTTCCTGAGCCTGTGTCTGGTCGTATCCGCGGCGGCCGGCGCGCTCGATTTCGTTTTGCGGAGGGGACATGTCTTCTGA
- a CDS encoding S9 family peptidase: protein MPAAFRFRLRVALTAAVFFCVCAAPAVCSEKAFTIDDMLRVAMIDDLRLSADGRHVAFTVTRAVMDEQGGDLRSRVYVADAAKSLARPVTSEREVCEKPVFSPHGSRLAYLVQTDDTTDAVVMSLGTGHTRRLTHGRGDVLDLAFTPDGKALAMTMTMNGGSGNRETNCDADVDVLDEEGGAAGLFLLPLAGQGALRGLVTDRDVGGFVFSPDGGRIAFETTPPDAPPRGRRGNTVAGRAQPQDAAQTDIAMVDVKTGRVVPVAATADSETSPCFSPDGKWLAYVATRAPGFYYSAARVMIVPASGGAPRALAATPDARPEMLGWSADGGTIYVREIEGTGAVVLALPVSGAAPRTVSGTPRMVSQAAVSASGNALGMVLVDSDLPPEAYLTPLGRFAPKPVSAVNKEFVGYRLGKTEVVRWKAADGTVLEGLYTHPVTPGSGPPPLLVELHGGPAVAADRQYLGALNYYPLAVFSERGYALFQPNVRGSDGYGPAFRMAIKGDWGGVDFADLQSGIDALVARKLADPKRLGVMGWSYGGYLTAWTIGHTDRFAAASIGAGITDLVSQSGSMDLPDFIPLYFGGEAYERFQTLFDHSPLKYAAAIKTPTLFQHGVSDERVPFTQSLELYTALSRLGVPTKLAAYPRSGHDVTEPSLIRDLMVRNLDWFTRYVPIAPVETAFFFGDAATVPPVRENGKTGAGDRPGAGGGPCPRPGS, encoded by the coding sequence ATGCCTGCCGCTTTCCGATTTCGTCTTCGCGTCGCGCTGACGGCCGCGGTCTTCTTTTGTGTCTGCGCCGCGCCCGCCGTCTGTTCCGAAAAGGCTTTCACCATCGACGACATGCTGCGGGTGGCCATGATCGACGACCTGCGCCTGTCCGCCGACGGCAGACACGTGGCCTTCACCGTCACCCGGGCCGTCATGGACGAGCAGGGCGGCGATTTGCGTTCGCGGGTGTACGTGGCCGACGCCGCCAAGTCTTTGGCGCGCCCCGTCACTTCGGAACGGGAGGTCTGCGAAAAGCCGGTTTTTTCTCCGCACGGATCGCGTCTTGCCTACCTTGTCCAAACCGACGACACGACCGATGCCGTGGTCATGTCGCTTGGAACCGGCCACACCCGTCGCCTCACCCACGGCCGGGGCGACGTGCTCGATCTGGCTTTTACGCCGGACGGGAAGGCGCTGGCCATGACGATGACCATGAACGGCGGCTCGGGCAACCGGGAGACCAACTGCGACGCGGATGTGGATGTCCTGGACGAGGAGGGCGGCGCGGCGGGGCTTTTTCTGCTGCCGCTTGCCGGCCAGGGAGCGCTTCGCGGACTGGTCACGGACAGGGACGTGGGCGGCTTCGTCTTTTCTCCGGACGGCGGCCGCATCGCTTTCGAGACGACGCCGCCCGACGCGCCGCCGCGCGGTCGTCGCGGCAATACCGTCGCCGGCCGGGCCCAGCCCCAGGACGCGGCCCAGACCGACATCGCCATGGTGGACGTGAAAACCGGCCGCGTCGTGCCGGTGGCCGCTACCGCCGATTCGGAAACCAGCCCCTGTTTTTCCCCGGACGGCAAATGGTTGGCCTACGTGGCCACCCGCGCGCCGGGGTTTTATTACAGCGCCGCCCGGGTCATGATCGTTCCCGCGTCCGGCGGCGCGCCCCGGGCGCTGGCGGCGACGCCGGACGCCCGGCCGGAGATGCTCGGCTGGTCGGCTGACGGCGGGACCATCTATGTCCGCGAAATCGAGGGCACGGGCGCGGTGGTTTTGGCCCTGCCCGTTTCCGGCGCCGCGCCGCGCACGGTGTCCGGCACGCCGCGCATGGTGTCCCAGGCCGCCGTTTCCGCCTCGGGCAATGCCCTGGGCATGGTGCTGGTCGACAGCGACCTGCCCCCGGAGGCCTACCTGACTCCGCTCGGGCGGTTCGCGCCGAAACCCGTGTCCGCGGTCAACAAGGAATTTGTCGGCTACCGGCTGGGGAAGACCGAGGTGGTGCGCTGGAAGGCGGCCGACGGGACCGTCCTCGAGGGCCTCTATACCCATCCCGTCACGCCCGGTTCCGGGCCGCCGCCGCTTCTGGTGGAGCTTCACGGTGGTCCGGCCGTGGCCGCCGACCGGCAGTATCTGGGCGCGCTCAACTACTACCCGCTGGCTGTCTTCAGCGAGCGCGGCTACGCCCTTTTCCAGCCCAACGTCCGGGGCTCGGACGGCTACGGGCCGGCCTTTCGCATGGCGATCAAGGGCGATTGGGGCGGGGTGGACTTCGCCGACCTGCAAAGCGGGATCGACGCCCTGGTCGCGCGCAAGCTGGCCGATCCCAAGCGCCTGGGCGTCATGGGCTGGAGCTACGGAGGCTACCTGACCGCCTGGACCATCGGCCATACCGACCGTTTCGCCGCCGCCTCCATCGGCGCGGGCATAACCGATCTGGTCAGCCAATCCGGCAGTATGGACCTGCCCGATTTCATTCCGCTGTATTTCGGCGGCGAAGCCTACGAGCGCTTCCAGACGCTTTTCGACCACTCGCCGCTCAAGTATGCCGCCGCCATAAAGACCCCGACGCTTTTTCAGCACGGCGTGTCCGACGAGCGCGTGCCGTTCACCCAGTCCCTGGAACTCTATACCGCCCTGTCGCGCCTGGGCGTGCCCACCAAGCTGGCCGCCTATCCCCGAAGCGGCCACGACGTGACCGAGCCGTCGCTTATCCGCGACCTGATGGTCCGAAACCTCGACTGGTTCACGCGCTATGTCCCGATCGCGCCAGTGGAAACGGCGTTCTTTTTCGGCGACGCCGCAACCGTGCCGCCGGTTCGGGAAAACGGCAAAACCGGGGCGGGCGATCGCCCGGGGGCTGGCGGCGGGCCGTGTCCCCGGCCCGGCTCCTGA
- the secD gene encoding protein translocase subunit SecD, which produces MSGNMRWRLAVISLVAFLGLIYMLPSVGPVKQSFLGKFLPDDVINLGLDLKGGIHLTLGVDVDKALANSLVQMGRDVRDQAKDDGIAVLRPQTTPDGKHLQLVLATGDKRQAFDDMLANHFNVLVVDNVESGPDGKFTYKLSFTPRYKSELTRMTVDQAVKTIRNRIDEFGVAEPDIRKQSDNRIQIQLPGLHDPERAIKLIGKTAHLEFKVVDDNADLDKAQKGILPPGEELSVLRHRNPDGTYLERPIVLRSDAVMTGEHISDARANFDRNNQAYVALSFTPSGSRQFERVTGENVKKRLAIVLDGKVYSAPTIQEKISGGRASITGHFTTEEARDLAIVLRAGALPAPVSILEQRSVGPSLGQESIEQGVYSALVGGVIVIGFMVLYYGLAGFVADMALLFNMVLIMAGLAGFGATLTLPGIAGIILTIGMAVDANVIIFERIREELRLGLSARKAVDTGYDRATLTIFDANVTTIIAAMVLYQFGTGPIRGFAVTLILGTVASMFTAIFFTRFLFDLWLSRRPPDAGIRI; this is translated from the coding sequence ATGTCTGGAAATATGCGTTGGCGGCTGGCCGTCATCAGTCTTGTGGCCTTTTTGGGCCTCATTTATATGCTGCCGTCCGTCGGCCCGGTCAAACAGTCCTTTCTGGGCAAGTTTTTGCCTGATGATGTCATAAACCTCGGCCTCGACCTCAAGGGCGGCATCCACCTCACCCTGGGCGTGGACGTGGACAAGGCCCTGGCCAACTCCCTGGTCCAGATGGGCCGGGACGTGCGCGACCAGGCCAAGGACGACGGCATCGCCGTTTTGCGCCCCCAGACCACGCCAGACGGCAAGCATCTCCAGCTCGTTTTGGCGACGGGGGATAAACGGCAGGCTTTCGACGACATGCTCGCCAACCATTTCAACGTGCTGGTCGTCGACAATGTGGAAAGCGGCCCGGACGGCAAGTTCACCTACAAGCTGTCCTTCACCCCGCGCTACAAGTCCGAGCTGACCCGCATGACCGTGGACCAGGCCGTCAAGACCATCCGCAACCGCATCGACGAATTCGGCGTGGCCGAGCCCGACATCCGCAAGCAGTCCGACAACCGCATCCAGATCCAGCTGCCGGGCCTGCACGATCCCGAGCGGGCCATCAAGCTCATCGGCAAGACCGCGCACCTGGAATTCAAGGTCGTGGACGACAACGCGGACCTGGACAAGGCCCAGAAGGGCATCTTGCCCCCGGGCGAGGAGCTTTCCGTCCTGCGCCACCGCAATCCCGACGGCACCTATCTCGAGCGGCCCATCGTCCTGCGTTCCGACGCGGTCATGACCGGTGAGCACATTTCCGACGCCCGGGCCAATTTCGACCGCAACAACCAGGCCTATGTCGCCTTGTCGTTCACGCCGAGCGGTTCGCGCCAGTTCGAGCGGGTGACCGGCGAGAACGTGAAAAAGCGCCTGGCTATCGTTCTGGACGGCAAGGTCTATTCCGCGCCGACCATTCAGGAAAAAATCAGCGGCGGCCGGGCCAGCATCACCGGCCATTTCACCACCGAGGAAGCCCGCGATCTGGCCATCGTGCTGCGCGCCGGCGCGTTGCCGGCTCCGGTCAGCATTCTGGAACAACGGAGCGTCGGTCCTTCCCTTGGCCAGGAATCCATCGAGCAGGGCGTTTATTCGGCTCTGGTCGGCGGCGTCATCGTCATCGGCTTCATGGTCCTTTACTACGGGTTGGCCGGCTTCGTCGCCGATATGGCCCTCCTTTTCAACATGGTGCTGATCATGGCCGGCTTGGCCGGATTCGGGGCGACCCTCACCCTGCCGGGCATCGCGGGCATCATTTTGACCATCGGCATGGCCGTTGACGCCAACGTTATTATTTTCGAGCGGATACGCGAGGAACTCCGCCTGGGGCTCTCGGCCCGCAAGGCCGTGGACACCGGCTACGACCGGGCCACGCTCACCATCTTCGATGCCAACGTGACCACGATCATCGCGGCCATGGTGCTCTACCAGTTCGGCACCGGCCCCATCCGGGGCTTTGCCGTAACCCTGATTCTCGGCACCGTGGCCTCCATGTTTACGGCCATTTTCTTCACCCGCTTTCTGTTCGACCTCTGGCTGTCCCGGCGGCCGCCGGACGCGGGCATTCGCATCTGA
- a CDS encoding DUF4198 domain-containing protein: MVSIFRVLVALATVALTAAPALAHFGMVIPSQDVVTSKEKAKVDLVVSFSHPMEGNGMNMAKPKAFGVVDGGKKTDLLGTLKPTKVMDHDAWKSEYTFKRPGVGIFYVVPEPYFEPAEDKYIEHLTKVVVPAFGEEEGWDEPVGLPAEIIPLSRPFGNYVGNVFTGKVLVDGKPAAGVDVEVEYYNKDKAYTPPNEYLVTQVVKTDANGVFTYAVPFGGWWGFAALTDAPQTIEKDGVAKKVERGAVMWAKFVDPKHKKK; encoded by the coding sequence ATGGTGTCCATTTTCCGTGTTCTTGTCGCGCTGGCGACGGTGGCGCTGACGGCCGCCCCGGCCCTGGCCCATTTCGGCATGGTCATTCCGTCCCAGGATGTGGTCACGAGCAAGGAAAAAGCCAAGGTGGACCTGGTTGTGTCCTTCTCCCATCCCATGGAAGGCAACGGCATGAACATGGCCAAGCCCAAGGCCTTTGGCGTGGTTGACGGCGGCAAGAAGACCGACCTGCTCGGCACGCTCAAACCGACCAAGGTCATGGATCATGACGCCTGGAAGTCCGAATATACCTTCAAGCGCCCGGGCGTGGGGATTTTCTACGTGGTGCCCGAGCCTTATTTCGAGCCGGCCGAGGACAAGTACATCGAGCACCTGACCAAGGTCGTGGTGCCGGCCTTCGGCGAGGAAGAGGGCTGGGATGAGCCTGTGGGGCTACCGGCCGAGATCATTCCGCTTTCGCGTCCCTTCGGCAACTATGTCGGCAACGTGTTCACGGGCAAGGTGCTCGTGGACGGCAAGCCGGCCGCCGGGGTCGATGTGGAAGTGGAATATTATAATAAGGACAAGGCCTACACCCCGCCCAACGAATATCTGGTGACCCAGGTGGTCAAGACCGACGCCAACGGCGTTTTCACCTATGCCGTGCCCTTTGGCGGCTGGTGGGGATTCGCCGCCCTGACCGACGCGCCGCAGACCATCGAAAAGGACGGCGTGGCCAAGAAGGTGGAGCGCGGGGCCGTCATGTGGGCCAAGTTCGTTGATCCCAAGCACAAGAAGAAGTAA
- the yajC gene encoding preprotein translocase subunit YajC, with product MFFPSLAHAMGAAPTGGSGGAGGNPITAFLPLIIMFAIFYFLLIRPQQKKAKQHREYLANLKRGDYILTGGGIYGRIMEVHGDKLTVEIAKDLTIEINRSFVSGPGEPQAAPAKAEAKGKAKD from the coding sequence ATGTTTTTTCCGAGTCTGGCACACGCCATGGGCGCCGCCCCCACCGGCGGCAGCGGTGGGGCGGGAGGCAATCCCATCACCGCGTTTTTGCCGCTGATCATTATGTTCGCCATCTTCTATTTTCTGCTGATTCGTCCCCAGCAGAAAAAGGCCAAGCAGCACCGCGAGTATTTGGCCAATCTCAAGCGCGGGGACTACATCCTGACCGGCGGCGGCATCTACGGCCGTATCATGGAAGTGCATGGCGACAAGCTGACCGTGGAGATTGCCAAGGATCTCACCATCGAGATCAATCGCAGCTTCGTCTCCGGCCCCGGCGAGCCCCAGGCCGCTCCCGCCAAGGCTGAAGCGAAAGGCAAAGCCAAAGATTAG